In Streptomyces canus, one DNA window encodes the following:
- a CDS encoding sugar porter family MFS transporter, producing MDVRDDATRAPARTDDAPPAVSRRLRVVTIIATFGGLLFGYDTGVINGALPYMTDDLGLTAVTEGMVTSSLLLGAALGAVIGGRLSDARGRRRTILALAVLFFVGALGCTLAPTTAVMVIARFVLGLAVGGASVTVPVYLAEVSPAERRGALVTRNELMIVSGQLLAFTSNAIIARAGGESGGVWRWMLVIATVPAVVLWFGMLVMPESPRWLASQARFSEALEVLKQVRSRQRAEAELAEVSALAVKEEEQRLGGWQDMKSTPWIRKLMFVGFGIAIVQQITGVNTIMYYGTQILTDAGFAADSALTANIANGVISVLATFVGIWLLGRVPRRPMLMTGQAGTTTALLLIGVFSLVLPPGDGRAYAVLAMTVTFLAFQQGAISPVTWLMLSEIFPMRMRGFGMGVAAVVLWLTNFVIGLVFPSLVSGIGISNTFFLFVVAGVFSIVFVKRCVPETKGRTLETLEAELRARFSR from the coding sequence ATGGACGTCAGGGACGACGCGACTCGGGCCCCCGCCCGCACGGACGACGCTCCTCCCGCCGTTTCCCGGCGGCTGCGGGTCGTCACGATCATCGCCACCTTCGGCGGACTGCTCTTCGGCTACGACACCGGCGTCATCAACGGCGCCCTGCCGTACATGACGGACGACCTCGGCCTGACCGCGGTCACCGAGGGCATGGTCACCAGCTCGCTGCTGCTGGGTGCCGCACTGGGTGCGGTGATCGGCGGACGGCTGTCGGACGCGCGCGGACGGCGCCGTACGATTCTCGCGCTCGCGGTGCTGTTCTTCGTCGGGGCGCTGGGCTGCACGCTCGCGCCGACCACCGCGGTGATGGTGATCGCGCGGTTCGTGCTCGGTCTCGCGGTCGGCGGTGCTTCGGTGACCGTGCCGGTGTACCTCGCCGAGGTCTCCCCCGCCGAGCGGCGTGGCGCGCTGGTCACCCGTAACGAACTCATGATCGTCAGCGGGCAGTTGCTCGCCTTCACCTCCAACGCGATCATCGCCCGGGCGGGCGGCGAGTCAGGCGGGGTGTGGCGATGGATGCTGGTGATCGCCACGGTCCCGGCCGTGGTGCTGTGGTTCGGCATGCTGGTGATGCCGGAGAGCCCTCGGTGGCTGGCTTCCCAAGCCCGGTTCAGCGAGGCCCTGGAGGTCCTGAAGCAGGTGCGCTCGCGGCAGCGCGCCGAAGCCGAACTCGCCGAGGTGTCCGCGCTCGCGGTCAAGGAGGAGGAGCAACGGCTCGGCGGCTGGCAGGACATGAAGTCCACGCCGTGGATCCGCAAGCTGATGTTCGTCGGCTTCGGCATCGCGATCGTGCAGCAGATCACCGGCGTCAACACGATCATGTACTACGGCACCCAGATCCTCACCGACGCCGGTTTCGCCGCCGACAGCGCGCTGACCGCGAACATCGCCAACGGTGTGATCTCGGTGCTGGCGACCTTCGTCGGGATCTGGCTGCTGGGCCGGGTGCCCCGCCGCCCGATGCTGATGACCGGTCAGGCGGGTACCACGACGGCCCTGTTGCTCATCGGTGTCTTCTCGCTGGTGCTGCCCCCGGGCGACGGTCGCGCCTACGCCGTGCTCGCGATGACCGTCACCTTCCTCGCCTTTCAGCAGGGCGCGATCTCGCCGGTGACCTGGCTGATGCTGTCGGAGATCTTCCCGATGCGGATGCGCGGCTTCGGCATGGGAGTGGCCGCGGTGGTGCTGTGGCTGACCAACTTCGTGATCGGTCTTGTCTTCCCGTCGCTGGTGTCCGGCATCGGGATCTCCAACACCTTCTTCCTCTTCGTGGTGGCGGGCGTCTTCTCGATCGTCTTCGTCAAGCGCTGTGTCCCCGAGACCAAGGGCCGCACCCTCGAAACCCTCGAAGCCGAACTCCGGGCCCGCTTCTCCCGGTGA
- a CDS encoding CoA-acylating methylmalonate-semialdehyde dehydrogenase yields MNTIPHWINGSPVPGTNTAPVFNPATGAERARVALGGATDVDTAVQAAGRAFETWSESSLSQRTQVMFAFRRLLVEHEEELARIISAEHGKTVDDARGEITRGREVVEFACGLGEVLKGSFSDQVSRGVDVHDFRQPLGVVAGITPFNFPAMVPLWMHPIAIATGNTFLLKPSERDPSAANFVAGLYQRAGLPDGVFNVVHGGKDAVDAILTHPGIEAVSFVGSTPIARYVHEQATAAGKRVQALGGAKNHAVVLPDADLEFAANHITAGAYGSAGERCMAVSVAVAVGDAADGLVAVLERKAREINVGPGDRPGTDMGPLVTKAAQERVESAVGTAQAQGATVVVDGRGLKVDGHEDGFFTGPSLLDHVTTAMDAYQEELFGPVLAIVRVDSLDQAIDVINANPYGNGTALFTASGEAARRFQRRVKVGMIGINVPVPVPMSFYSFGGWKDSLIGDHPIHGPEGIRFYTRPKVVTTRWPQQAQQIAAGFDFPTSN; encoded by the coding sequence GTGAACACCATTCCCCACTGGATCAACGGCTCCCCGGTCCCCGGCACGAACACCGCCCCGGTCTTCAATCCCGCCACCGGCGCCGAGCGAGCCCGGGTCGCCCTCGGCGGCGCCACCGACGTGGACACCGCCGTCCAGGCGGCCGGCCGCGCCTTCGAGACCTGGTCGGAGTCCTCGCTGTCGCAGCGCACCCAGGTGATGTTCGCCTTCCGCCGGCTCCTCGTCGAGCACGAGGAGGAGCTGGCCCGGATCATCTCCGCCGAGCACGGCAAGACCGTCGACGACGCCCGCGGGGAGATCACCCGCGGCCGGGAGGTCGTGGAGTTCGCCTGCGGCCTGGGGGAGGTCCTCAAGGGCTCCTTCTCCGACCAGGTCTCGCGTGGCGTGGACGTGCACGACTTCCGCCAGCCGTTGGGCGTGGTCGCCGGTATCACGCCGTTCAACTTCCCCGCCATGGTGCCGCTGTGGATGCACCCGATCGCGATCGCGACCGGCAACACGTTCCTGCTGAAGCCGTCCGAGCGCGACCCCTCCGCCGCCAACTTCGTCGCCGGGCTCTACCAGAGGGCCGGTCTGCCGGACGGCGTGTTCAACGTCGTCCACGGCGGCAAGGACGCCGTGGACGCGATCCTGACCCACCCGGGCATCGAGGCCGTCTCCTTCGTCGGCTCGACGCCGATCGCCAGGTACGTGCACGAACAGGCCACCGCGGCGGGCAAACGCGTCCAGGCCCTCGGCGGCGCGAAGAACCACGCGGTCGTCCTGCCGGACGCCGACCTGGAGTTCGCCGCCAACCACATCACCGCCGGTGCCTACGGCTCCGCCGGCGAACGCTGCATGGCCGTCTCCGTGGCCGTCGCCGTCGGCGACGCGGCCGACGGACTCGTCGCAGTCCTCGAACGCAAGGCCCGCGAGATCAACGTCGGCCCCGGCGACCGGCCCGGCACCGACATGGGTCCCCTGGTCACCAAGGCCGCCCAGGAGCGAGTGGAGAGCGCGGTCGGCACCGCCCAGGCACAGGGCGCCACCGTCGTGGTCGACGGCCGGGGCCTCAAGGTCGACGGACACGAGGACGGCTTCTTCACCGGCCCCTCCCTCCTCGACCACGTCACCACCGCGATGGACGCCTACCAGGAAGAACTCTTCGGCCCCGTCCTCGCGATCGTGCGCGTGGACAGCCTCGACCAGGCCATCGACGTCATCAATGCCAACCCGTACGGCAACGGCACCGCCCTGTTCACCGCCTCCGGCGAAGCCGCGCGGCGATTCCAGCGCCGCGTCAAGGTCGGCATGATCGGCATCAACGTGCCGGTCCCTGTCCCGATGTCCTTCTACTCCTTCGGCGGCTGGAAGGACTCCCTCATCGGTGACCACCCGATCCACGGCCCCGAGGGCATCCGTTTCTACACCCGCCCCAAGGTCGTCACCACCCGCTGGCCGCAGCAGGCCCAGCAGATAGCCGCCGGCTTCGACTTCCCCACCTCCAACTGA
- the iolD gene encoding 3D-(3,5/4)-trihydroxycyclohexane-1,2-dione acylhydrolase (decyclizing), translated as MNTVRLTTAQALVRFLAHQYSERDGQEQRLVPGVWGIFGHGNVAGIGQALLQAATTGEADLPYYLARNEQGMVHASVAYAKMRDRLAAFACTASTGPGSTNMITGAALATTNRLPVLLLPSDMFATRAADPVLQQLEDTRGGDVTVNDTFRTVSKYFDRISRPEQLIPAGLAAMRVLTDPVETGAVTLALPQDVQAEAYDWPLEFFRRRVWHVGRPVPEAAAVERAALLLRQARKPLVVAGGGAVYSGAETALRAFAEATGIPVADTHAGKGAVPWDHPCAVGGIGSTGSYAANELAREADVVLGVGTRYSDFTTASHTVFANPDVTFVNLNVARLDAVKHAAEPLVADARLGVEALAGALADWEVSADHRALTRRLIARTREIEEECFHVGHGPLPAQTEILGALNDVLDDRAVVINAAGSLPGDLQQLWRARDPKAYHVEYAYSCMGYEVAAGVGAKMADPTREVVVLVGDGSYLMMAQEIVTMISEGLKVIVVLVQNHGFASIGALSESLGSQRFGTKYRYRDGGSGLLDGEVLPVDLAANASSLGADVLHAASVDEFRSAMEKAKAATRTTVVHVETDLYGPNPPGHGWWDVPVSEVAALDTTRAAYATYVARKQTQRHYL; from the coding sequence ATGAACACCGTACGACTGACCACCGCCCAGGCCCTGGTGCGCTTCCTGGCCCATCAGTACAGCGAGCGCGACGGGCAGGAGCAGCGGCTGGTCCCCGGCGTGTGGGGCATCTTCGGCCACGGCAACGTCGCCGGCATCGGGCAGGCGCTGCTCCAGGCCGCCACCACCGGCGAGGCCGACCTCCCCTACTACCTCGCCCGCAACGAACAGGGCATGGTGCACGCCTCCGTCGCCTACGCCAAGATGCGTGACCGGCTGGCGGCCTTCGCCTGCACAGCGTCCACCGGGCCCGGCTCGACGAACATGATCACGGGTGCGGCGCTGGCCACCACCAACCGGCTGCCGGTACTGCTGCTGCCGTCAGACATGTTCGCCACCCGCGCCGCCGACCCGGTGCTGCAGCAGTTGGAGGACACCCGCGGCGGGGACGTCACCGTCAACGACACCTTCCGCACCGTATCGAAGTACTTCGACCGCATCTCCCGCCCCGAACAGCTCATCCCCGCCGGGCTGGCCGCGATGCGGGTCCTGACCGACCCCGTGGAGACGGGGGCGGTCACCCTCGCGCTGCCGCAGGACGTGCAGGCCGAGGCGTACGACTGGCCGCTCGAGTTCTTCCGGCGCCGGGTGTGGCACGTGGGCCGCCCGGTGCCGGAGGCAGCCGCCGTGGAACGGGCCGCGCTGCTGCTGCGCCAGGCGAGGAAGCCGCTCGTCGTCGCGGGCGGCGGAGCCGTCTACTCCGGCGCCGAGACCGCGCTGCGCGCTTTCGCCGAGGCCACCGGCATCCCGGTCGCCGACACCCACGCCGGCAAGGGCGCGGTGCCCTGGGACCACCCCTGCGCCGTCGGCGGTATCGGTTCGACGGGGTCGTACGCGGCGAACGAACTGGCCCGGGAGGCGGACGTGGTGCTCGGTGTCGGCACCCGGTACTCCGACTTCACGACCGCGAGCCACACGGTCTTCGCCAACCCGGACGTCACCTTCGTCAACCTCAACGTGGCCCGCCTGGACGCCGTCAAGCACGCGGCGGAACCCCTGGTGGCCGATGCCCGGCTGGGTGTCGAGGCGCTGGCGGGCGCGCTGGCGGACTGGGAGGTGTCCGCCGATCACCGCGCGCTCACCCGTCGACTCATCGCCCGGACACGGGAGATCGAGGAGGAGTGCTTCCACGTCGGCCATGGCCCGCTGCCCGCCCAGACCGAGATCCTCGGCGCCCTCAACGACGTCCTCGACGACCGGGCCGTGGTCATCAACGCGGCCGGTTCCCTGCCCGGTGACCTGCAGCAGCTCTGGCGGGCCAGGGACCCCAAGGCCTATCACGTCGAGTACGCCTACTCCTGCATGGGCTACGAGGTCGCCGCCGGCGTCGGCGCCAAGATGGCCGACCCCACTCGCGAGGTCGTGGTTCTGGTCGGCGACGGCTCGTATCTGATGATGGCCCAGGAGATCGTGACCATGATCTCCGAGGGCCTCAAGGTCATCGTCGTCCTCGTCCAGAACCACGGCTTCGCCTCCATCGGCGCCCTGTCGGAGTCGCTCGGATCACAGCGCTTCGGCACCAAGTACCGCTACCGCGACGGCGGTTCGGGCCTCCTCGACGGCGAGGTGCTCCCCGTCGACCTGGCCGCGAACGCCTCCTCCCTGGGCGCGGACGTCCTGCACGCCGCCTCCGTCGACGAGTTCCGCTCGGCCATGGAGAAGGCGAAGGCGGCTACCCGCACCACGGTCGTGCACGTGGAAACCGACCTGTACGGGCCCAACCCGCCCGGCCACGGCTGGTGGGACGTCCCCGTCAGCGAGGTCGCCGCCCTCGACACCACCCGGGCCGCCTACGCCACCTACGTCGCCCGCAAGCAGACCCAGCGCCACTACCTGTAA
- a CDS encoding Cgl0159 family (beta/alpha)8-fold protein has protein sequence MRCPVPSEKLSRIVSARVGDPGAVAAAAARRVKATSILGEHGKAMIIAADHPARGAHGVGGDPHAMADRSELLDRLCIALERPGVTGVLATADILEDLLLLGVLDGRSVFGSMNRAGLAGSVFEIDDRFTGYDAATIAAMGFDGGKMLTRIALDDPATPSALENTARAMDELNDRQLIAMVEPFMAAWQDGRIRNDLSTDAVIKSITIASALGRRTAYSWLKLPVVAEMERVLASSTLPALLLGGEVKDAEGAFASWGRALKQPTAQGLVVGRSLLYPAGGDVAGAVDKAVSLL, from the coding sequence ATGAGGTGCCCCGTGCCGTCTGAGAAGCTGAGCCGGATCGTGTCCGCCCGCGTGGGCGACCCCGGCGCCGTCGCGGCCGCCGCCGCCCGCCGGGTGAAGGCGACCTCGATCCTCGGTGAGCACGGCAAGGCGATGATCATCGCCGCCGACCACCCCGCACGCGGCGCCCACGGCGTCGGCGGCGACCCCCACGCGATGGCCGACCGCTCCGAGCTGCTCGACCGGCTCTGCATCGCCCTCGAACGCCCCGGTGTGACCGGTGTGCTGGCCACCGCCGACATCCTGGAGGACCTGCTGTTGCTCGGGGTCCTGGACGGCAGGAGCGTCTTCGGGTCCATGAACCGGGCCGGTCTCGCGGGTTCGGTGTTCGAGATCGACGACCGGTTCACCGGCTACGACGCCGCCACGATCGCCGCGATGGGCTTCGACGGCGGCAAGATGCTCACCCGGATCGCCCTCGACGACCCCGCCACGCCCTCGGCGCTGGAGAACACCGCGCGTGCCATGGACGAGCTCAACGACCGCCAACTGATCGCGATGGTCGAGCCGTTCATGGCAGCGTGGCAGGACGGCCGCATCCGCAACGACCTGTCGACGGACGCGGTCATCAAGTCGATCACCATTGCCTCGGCGCTGGGCCGGCGGACCGCCTACAGCTGGCTGAAGCTCCCGGTGGTCGCCGAGATGGAGCGGGTGCTCGCCTCCTCCACCCTGCCTGCGCTGCTGCTGGGCGGGGAGGTCAAGGACGCCGAGGGGGCCTTCGCCTCCTGGGGCAGGGCGTTGAAGCAGCCGACCGCGCAGGGCCTGGTCGTGGGCCGTTCGCTGCTCTACCCCGCGGGCGGCGATGTCGCCGGTGCCGTGGACAAGGCGGTGAGCCTGCTGTGA
- a CDS encoding sugar phosphate isomerase/epimerase family protein, with amino-acid sequence MKIALDPYMFRSLSIDDMVRTVAELGYAYIELSPRDDFMPFFLHPRADDGRIAELKNALRTHGVKLSSVLPLYKWSSPDETERQAAVRYWKRMIEITADLECPLMNSEFNGRPENAAESEAAFWNSLEELLPLFEREGIALNLEAHPDDFCEENTPAVDLVRAINKPWVNYLYCAPHSFHLAGAAEAGADIAKMMRYAGDKLQHVHIADSFNHKGSSGLRYILNPPGTTARIHQHLDIDQGEVDWDTFFGTLRELDFDGVATACVFAWEERARQSSAFMLDRISKELGG; translated from the coding sequence GTGAAGATCGCCCTCGACCCTTACATGTTCCGTTCCCTGTCGATCGATGACATGGTGCGCACCGTGGCCGAACTCGGCTACGCGTACATCGAGTTGTCGCCACGTGACGACTTCATGCCGTTCTTCCTGCACCCGCGGGCGGACGACGGGCGCATCGCGGAGCTGAAGAACGCCCTGCGCACGCACGGCGTGAAGCTGTCCTCCGTGCTGCCGCTGTACAAGTGGTCGTCGCCCGACGAGACCGAGCGGCAGGCCGCCGTCCGCTACTGGAAGCGGATGATCGAGATCACCGCGGACCTCGAATGCCCGCTGATGAACAGCGAGTTCAACGGTCGCCCCGAGAACGCCGCCGAGAGCGAGGCCGCGTTCTGGAACTCGCTGGAGGAGCTGCTCCCGCTGTTCGAGCGCGAAGGCATCGCTCTGAACCTGGAGGCCCACCCCGACGACTTCTGCGAGGAGAACACGCCCGCGGTCGACCTCGTCCGGGCCATCAACAAGCCCTGGGTGAACTACCTGTACTGCGCGCCGCACAGCTTCCACCTCGCGGGCGCTGCGGAGGCCGGAGCGGACATCGCGAAGATGATGCGCTACGCGGGTGACAAGCTCCAGCACGTGCACATCGCGGACTCGTTCAACCACAAGGGGTCGAGCGGCCTGCGCTACATCCTCAACCCGCCCGGCACCACGGCCCGTATCCACCAGCACCTGGACATCGACCAGGGTGAGGTCGACTGGGACACCTTCTTCGGCACCCTGCGCGAGCTGGACTTCGACGGCGTGGCGACGGCCTGTGTCTTCGCCTGGGAGGAGCGGGCGCGCCAGTCCTCGGCGTTCATGCTGGACCGGATCAGCAAGGAGCTGGGCGGGTAG
- a CDS encoding Gfo/Idh/MocA family oxidoreductase, producing MTVRVGVIGAGWIGHEHIRRLTHTVTGARVTAVTDIDAARAEEAAAPVGARVCASGAELVAAHDVDAVLVTSWGPTHAEHVLTAIAAGKPVFCEKPLATTAEDCLRIVEAETAHGRRLVQVGFMRRYDAGYREMKQVIDAGRIGEPLIVHCAHRNPTVPESYTSSMAALDTAVHEVDVLRWLLDDEIVSTQVLTPRATSKRFAHLRDPQIMLFETAKGVRIDLEVFVNCQYGYDIQCEAVGEEGLVRLPDPATVGVRTAGRHSTDVFTDWVGRFRDAFDTEFREWIAGIAAGDEPTGPSSWDGYAATVITAATVEALESGRVVATDLKPRPAFYGGAA from the coding sequence ATGACTGTACGTGTAGGAGTGATCGGCGCCGGCTGGATCGGCCACGAGCACATCCGGCGTCTCACCCACACCGTGACCGGGGCCCGGGTCACCGCCGTCACCGACATCGACGCGGCCCGCGCCGAGGAGGCGGCGGCACCGGTCGGTGCCCGGGTGTGCGCGAGCGGTGCCGAGCTCGTCGCGGCGCACGACGTCGACGCCGTCCTCGTGACGTCCTGGGGCCCCACCCACGCCGAGCACGTGCTGACCGCGATAGCCGCCGGGAAGCCGGTGTTCTGCGAGAAGCCGCTGGCCACCACCGCCGAGGACTGCCTGAGGATCGTCGAGGCGGAGACGGCCCACGGCCGCCGCCTGGTCCAGGTCGGCTTCATGCGCCGTTACGACGCCGGCTATCGCGAGATGAAGCAGGTCATCGACGCCGGCCGGATCGGTGAGCCGCTGATCGTGCACTGCGCCCACCGCAACCCGACCGTCCCGGAGTCGTACACCTCCTCCATGGCGGCCCTGGACACGGCCGTGCACGAGGTGGACGTGCTGCGCTGGCTCCTCGACGACGAGATCGTCTCCACCCAGGTGCTCACCCCGCGCGCCACGAGCAAGCGGTTCGCCCACCTCAGGGACCCGCAGATCATGCTCTTCGAGACGGCGAAGGGCGTCCGCATCGATCTGGAGGTCTTCGTCAACTGCCAGTACGGCTACGACATCCAGTGCGAGGCGGTCGGCGAGGAGGGTCTCGTACGGCTGCCCGACCCGGCCACGGTGGGTGTGCGGACCGCCGGTCGGCACAGCACCGACGTGTTCACGGACTGGGTGGGCCGCTTCCGGGACGCCTTCGACACCGAGTTCCGTGAGTGGATCGCGGGCATCGCCGCCGGTGACGAGCCCACCGGCCCGTCCTCCTGGGACGGTTACGCCGCCACCGTCATCACCGCCGCGACCGTCGAGGCCCTGGAGTCGGGCCGCGTCGTCGCCACGGACCTCAAGCCCCGTCCCGCCTTCTACGGAGGTGCCGCGTGA
- a CDS encoding 5-deoxy-glucuronate isomerase, which yields MTSPGTYHLPKRTSADGPYDLAITPESAGWAYSGLRILTLGPGEEHVLSAGENEFLVLPLNGGCTVAVDGRRFELGGRTDVFSAVTDFAYPPRESQAVISGADGGTYALPSARTEQGGHSARYGRKEDVPVELRGAGACSRQVDTYCLPGTIDTEQLLVCEVLTPGGNWCLPPRERSRAWERGYGTDERPIEVLAEIRSGDTVLIPHGRHGPTIAAPGHDLHHLDVMAGPGPDRAWLICDDPGHGWVRDTRASQDVDDRLPFGEHR from the coding sequence GTGACCTCCCCGGGCACGTACCACCTGCCGAAGCGGACTTCGGCCGACGGCCCCTACGACCTGGCCATCACGCCGGAGTCGGCGGGCTGGGCATACTCCGGCCTCAGGATCCTGACCCTGGGGCCGGGCGAGGAACACGTCCTGTCCGCCGGGGAGAACGAGTTCCTGGTCCTGCCCCTGAACGGCGGCTGCACCGTCGCCGTCGACGGGCGGCGCTTCGAACTCGGCGGCCGGACGGACGTGTTCTCGGCGGTCACCGACTTCGCGTATCCACCCCGCGAGTCGCAGGCCGTGATCAGCGGTGCGGACGGTGGAACGTACGCACTGCCCTCCGCCCGTACCGAGCAGGGAGGCCACTCGGCTCGGTACGGGCGCAAGGAGGACGTCCCCGTCGAACTGCGCGGGGCGGGTGCCTGTTCGCGGCAGGTCGACACCTACTGCCTGCCCGGCACCATCGACACCGAACAGCTACTGGTGTGCGAGGTCCTCACTCCCGGCGGGAACTGGTGTTTGCCCCCGCGCGAGCGAAGCCGAGCGTGGGAGAGGGGCTACGGCACCGACGAGCGGCCGATCGAGGTACTGGCCGAGATCCGCTCGGGCGACACCGTCCTGATCCCCCACGGCCGGCACGGTCCGACCATCGCCGCGCCCGGCCACGACCTCCACCACCTCGACGTCATGGCGGGGCCCGGACCGGACCGCGCCTGGCTGATCTGCGACGACCCCGGCCACGGCTGGGTCCGTGACACCCGGGCGTCCCAGGACGTCGACGACCGGCTGCCCTTCGGAGAACACCGATGA
- a CDS encoding PP2C family protein-serine/threonine phosphatase: MTGSRRTRPGDTFDAIEPPGNAQLVAGVVTVTGLVEVLGTLSGSEVWLLGLLVFLPGAASALGTVRQTTFVAVWTAIVVTASVLLRNRDGGDWFDRLLLILFTLALAATSVYACHRRIRREHAMLRLRSTAAAMQRHILHPLPLLTDDVLVNGVYEPLQEERLVGGDIYDVVDSPFGTRVLIGDVQGKGLAAVGSAFAVIGAFREAAHREPTLTGLVDALDAAVVRHNSYALHTGDDERFVTALVVGVDAETEVQAVNCGHVLPHVLYEGTISTPELDPGVPLGLAELAHEPTTVGWFEFPEGATLLLSTDGLTETRSADGTFYPVDERLTQYVGLSPTELPQALHDDARAFAGNGGPHDDVAVLTVRRSPRL; this comes from the coding sequence ATGACAGGTAGCCGCCGCACGAGACCTGGCGACACCTTCGACGCCATCGAGCCTCCGGGCAACGCCCAGCTGGTCGCCGGGGTGGTGACCGTGACGGGCCTGGTCGAGGTCCTCGGCACGCTGTCCGGGTCCGAGGTGTGGCTCCTGGGGCTCCTGGTGTTCCTGCCGGGCGCCGCCTCGGCACTGGGCACAGTCCGGCAGACGACGTTCGTCGCGGTGTGGACGGCGATCGTCGTCACCGCCAGTGTGCTGCTGCGAAACCGCGACGGGGGTGACTGGTTCGACAGGCTCCTGCTGATCCTGTTCACCCTGGCCCTGGCGGCCACCTCCGTCTATGCCTGCCACCGGCGGATCCGACGCGAGCACGCGATGCTGCGGCTGCGCTCGACCGCCGCGGCCATGCAACGGCACATCCTGCACCCTCTCCCCCTGCTCACCGATGACGTCCTGGTCAACGGCGTGTACGAGCCGCTCCAGGAGGAACGGCTCGTCGGCGGGGACATCTACGACGTCGTCGACTCGCCCTTCGGGACCCGGGTGCTGATCGGGGACGTGCAGGGCAAGGGACTCGCCGCCGTGGGTTCCGCGTTCGCCGTCATCGGCGCCTTCCGGGAGGCGGCCCACCGCGAGCCCACCCTCACCGGGCTCGTGGACGCCCTGGACGCCGCCGTCGTGCGGCACAACTCCTATGCCCTGCACACCGGTGACGACGAACGCTTCGTCACCGCCCTCGTCGTCGGCGTCGACGCGGAGACCGAGGTGCAGGCCGTCAACTGCGGACACGTCCTGCCGCATGTGCTGTACGAGGGGACGATCAGCACTCCCGAACTGGATCCCGGAGTCCCGCTCGGCCTGGCCGAGCTCGCCCACGAGCCCACGACCGTGGGCTGGTTCGAGTTCCCCGAGGGCGCGACGCTGCTGCTGAGCACCGACGGCCTGACGGAGACCCGCTCCGCGGACGGCACGTTCTACCCGGTCGACGAGCGCCTGACGCAGTACGTCGGCCTCTCCCCCACCGAGCTGCCGCAGGCCCTGCACGACGACGCCCGCGCGTTCGCCGGCAACGGTGGCCCGCACGACGACGTCGCCGTCCTGACGGTCCGCCGCTCCCCGCGCCTCTGA
- a CDS encoding TIM barrel protein, with translation MATAPSPLRTTVGNLCLGSAPDSWGVWFPEDEHQVPHTRFLDELAQAGYRWLELGPYGYLPTDPQRLKEELDARGLQVSGGTAFGALHRPEAWDEMLAHVRQVATLTQAAGAHHLVLIPPMYRDERTGAFTESPELTAEQWAGFGKAADRLGRLLLDEYDVRLVIHPHADSHIQTQPEIERLLNESDGRYTNLCLDTGHVAYGGGDNLALIRRFGERVGYVHIKQMDPEILAQVAAEDLSFGEAVKRGVCVSPPAGVPNPADVVAELAKLDAELFVIVEQDLYPCAPEVPLPIAVTTREHLAGCGLTGTRRPNDDR, from the coding sequence ATGGCAACGGCGCCCTCCCCGCTCCGCACCACCGTCGGCAACCTGTGCCTGGGCTCCGCCCCCGACTCCTGGGGCGTCTGGTTCCCCGAGGACGAGCATCAGGTGCCGCACACCCGCTTCCTCGACGAACTCGCGCAGGCCGGTTACCGGTGGCTGGAGCTCGGCCCGTACGGCTATCTGCCCACCGACCCGCAGCGCCTCAAGGAGGAGCTGGACGCCCGTGGCCTCCAGGTCTCCGGCGGTACGGCCTTCGGCGCGCTGCACCGGCCCGAGGCATGGGACGAGATGCTCGCCCACGTCCGCCAGGTCGCCACGCTCACCCAGGCCGCGGGCGCCCACCACCTGGTCCTCATCCCACCCATGTACCGGGACGAGAGGACCGGCGCGTTCACCGAGTCCCCGGAGCTGACCGCCGAGCAGTGGGCGGGCTTCGGCAAGGCCGCCGACCGGCTGGGCAGGCTGCTGCTCGACGAGTACGACGTCCGGCTGGTGATCCACCCGCACGCGGACAGCCACATCCAGACCCAGCCGGAGATCGAGCGGCTGCTGAACGAGTCGGACGGCCGGTACACCAACCTCTGCCTGGACACCGGGCATGTGGCCTACGGCGGCGGGGACAACCTCGCTCTCATCCGCCGGTTCGGCGAGCGGGTGGGCTACGTCCACATCAAGCAGATGGACCCGGAGATACTCGCGCAGGTCGCCGCCGAGGACCTCTCCTTCGGCGAGGCGGTCAAGCGGGGGGTGTGCGTGTCGCCGCCCGCGGGAGTGCCGAACCCGGCCGACGTGGTGGCCGAACTCGCCAAGCTGGACGCCGAGTTGTTCGTGATCGTCGAGCAGGACCTGTACCCGTGCGCTCCCGAGGTGCCGCTGCCCATCGCGGTGACCACGCGGGAACACCTGGCCGGCTGCGGCCTCACCGGAACCCGACGCCCGAACGACGACCGCTAG